The following are encoded in a window of Cycloclasticus pugetii PS-1 genomic DNA:
- the flhA gene encoding flagellar biosynthesis protein FlhA: MNFNDISKILLDFARNGLGAPILIMVILAMLVLPLPPFLLDMLFTFNIALSLIVLLVVVYALRPLDFAVFPSFLLVATLLRLSLNVASTRVVLLEGHNGGDAAGKVIEAFGAFVIGGNYAVGLVVFSILIIINFVVVTKGAGRVSEVSARFTLDAMPGKQMAIDADLNAGLLTQDEARDRRAEISQEADFYGSMDGASKFVRGDAIAGILILLINIVGGLGVGVLQHDLAFSQAMEYYTLLTIGDGLVAQIPGLLLSTATAIIVTRVNSNQDMGEQVSLQVLSNPKALAIAGAIIGVLGLIPGMPNLVFMSLAGALGYVAYLMHKKQQQAELTPVELDSPVQALPDEPKELSWDDVAPVDMIGLEVGYRLIPLVDKTQGGELMSRIKGVRKKLSQELGFLIPSVHIRDNLDLAPNVYRLTLMGVNIGEVEIHPDRELAINPGQVFGDIQGIATKDPAFGLDAVWVDSSQKDQAQTMGYTVVDPGTVVATHLSQIIQTHAHELLGHEEVQQMLDTLKKSAPKLVEDLVPETISLGTVVKVLQNLLQENIPVRDMRTIAETLIEHGRSSQDAGALTAAVRIALGRSIVQKISGLDSELSVITLDPDLERLLQQSLQASEDGSAGLEPGLAERMINALQESTQKLEMEGKSAVLLVSGFLRPWLAHFVRHSISTLNVLSYNEIPEDRQVRVVGSVGQNG; encoded by the coding sequence ATGAATTTTAACGACATTTCAAAAATTTTATTAGATTTCGCGCGAAATGGTTTAGGTGCACCCATTTTGATTATGGTCATCTTGGCGATGTTGGTGCTGCCATTGCCACCCTTTTTGCTGGATATGTTATTTACCTTTAATATTGCGTTGTCGTTGATTGTTTTATTGGTAGTGGTTTATGCATTACGGCCACTGGATTTTGCTGTTTTTCCAAGCTTCTTATTGGTAGCTACGCTATTACGGCTTAGTTTAAATGTTGCATCAACGCGGGTGGTTTTACTTGAGGGGCATAATGGTGGTGATGCTGCCGGTAAAGTGATCGAAGCATTTGGTGCGTTTGTTATTGGTGGTAACTACGCGGTTGGTTTAGTAGTTTTTAGCATCTTGATTATCATTAATTTTGTGGTAGTTACAAAGGGTGCAGGCCGTGTCTCAGAAGTGAGCGCTCGGTTTACTTTGGATGCAATGCCGGGTAAACAAATGGCTATTGATGCAGACTTAAATGCGGGGCTGTTAACCCAAGATGAAGCACGTGACAGACGAGCAGAGATTAGTCAGGAAGCTGATTTTTATGGTTCGATGGACGGGGCTAGTAAATTTGTTCGTGGTGATGCTATTGCAGGCATTTTGATTCTACTAATTAATATTGTTGGCGGCCTTGGTGTGGGTGTGTTGCAACACGACTTGGCTTTTTCTCAAGCAATGGAATATTACACATTGCTAACAATTGGTGATGGTCTTGTGGCGCAGATCCCCGGCTTATTACTCTCTACCGCAACAGCCATTATCGTGACGCGAGTGAATAGTAATCAAGATATGGGTGAGCAGGTGTCACTGCAAGTACTTAGTAACCCGAAAGCATTGGCTATTGCTGGTGCGATTATTGGCGTATTAGGGTTGATTCCAGGAATGCCCAACTTAGTGTTTATGTCATTGGCCGGTGCCTTAGGTTATGTTGCTTATTTAATGCATAAAAAACAGCAACAGGCAGAATTAACACCTGTTGAGCTTGATTCGCCTGTACAAGCATTGCCAGATGAACCAAAAGAACTGTCTTGGGATGATGTGGCCCCAGTCGATATGATTGGCCTAGAGGTGGGCTATCGGTTGATTCCCTTAGTTGACAAAACGCAAGGTGGTGAGCTGATGTCAAGAATTAAAGGGGTACGGAAAAAGCTCTCGCAAGAATTAGGCTTTTTAATTCCATCTGTGCATATTCGTGACAACCTAGACTTGGCACCGAATGTGTATCGCCTAACATTGATGGGCGTTAATATTGGCGAGGTTGAAATTCACCCTGATAGGGAATTGGCGATTAATCCAGGCCAAGTATTTGGTGATATTCAAGGCATTGCTACAAAAGACCCCGCGTTTGGTCTAGACGCGGTTTGGGTTGACTCATCGCAAAAGGACCAAGCACAAACAATGGGCTATACCGTTGTTGACCCTGGGACTGTTGTGGCAACACATTTAAGTCAGATTATTCAAACACATGCGCATGAGTTATTAGGCCATGAGGAAGTTCAGCAAATGCTCGATACGCTGAAAAAGTCAGCGCCAAAACTGGTTGAAGACTTAGTACCAGAAACCATTTCATTAGGTACAGTTGTTAAAGTGCTGCAAAATTTATTACAGGAAAATATTCCGGTTCGAGATATGCGAACAATTGCCGAGACACTGATTGAACATGGGCGTAGCAGTCAAGATGCTGGCGCATTAACAGCGGCCGTTAGAATTGCCCTTGGCCGCTCAATAGTCCAGAAAATCAGTGGCTTAGACAGTGAACTGTCAGTGATTACTTTAGATCCAGATTTGGAACGCTTATTGCAACAAAGCTTACAAGCGTCAGAAGATGGTAGCGCAGGATTGGAACCAGGGTTAGCAGAAAGAATGATAAATGCATTGCAAGAAAGTACTCAAAAACTAGAAATGGAAGGGAAAAGTGCCGTTCTTCTAGTCTCTGGCTTTTTGCGCCCTTGGTTAGCTCATTTTGTTCGCCACTCAATATCAACATTAAATGTTTTGTCGTATAACGAAATCCCTGAGGATAGACAAGTTCGTGTTGTTGGGAGTGTTGGGCAAAATGGATAA
- the flhF gene encoding flagellar biosynthesis protein FlhF, with protein MKIKRFFAPDMREALKLVKEQLGADAVILSNNRVDGGVEIVAAKDYDEQAIQAAADKKETLLDARLDEELQDDRVSIDWNEPPKQAFREDYTPGHKKPALKQRLAKPKPAKNKPAGVEPTWVEDPAIKAVKHELDMMRHEFRTVLNELSWSDRTQQNPVRIDVIRRLLDTGFSKKLSVKLAETVVTETELEEAWLNCLTLAADSLPIMENKILDDGGLVALVGPTGVGKTTTIAKIAARFRMRHGPDSLALITTDNFRIGAHEQLSNFARILGVPMRVASTEEDFQDALTDFVDKRLVLIDTAGMSQRDIRMTEQFKLLQDDKFEIDNYLVISATTESRAMREVIKTFADAEPKGCILSKLDETDCPGSALSAIIEQQIPLGFVTDGQRVPEDLHYPSASELMATFIEPSELLADEEDIGLSVLLDGSSRHANV; from the coding sequence ATGAAAATTAAACGTTTTTTTGCTCCCGATATGCGTGAAGCACTTAAGCTGGTCAAAGAGCAGCTGGGTGCGGATGCGGTTATCCTATCAAATAATAGAGTAGACGGTGGCGTCGAAATTGTGGCGGCTAAGGATTATGATGAGCAAGCCATTCAAGCAGCGGCCGATAAGAAAGAAACGTTGCTAGATGCTAGGTTGGATGAGGAGCTACAAGATGACAGGGTGTCAATAGACTGGAATGAGCCGCCTAAGCAGGCGTTTAGAGAGGACTATACGCCGGGCCACAAAAAACCGGCGCTGAAACAACGGTTAGCTAAACCAAAACCAGCAAAAAACAAACCGGCAGGGGTCGAGCCAACATGGGTTGAAGACCCAGCTATTAAGGCAGTTAAACATGAATTAGACATGATGCGGCATGAGTTTAGAACCGTATTAAACGAATTGTCTTGGTCAGACCGGACGCAACAAAACCCAGTACGAATTGATGTTATTAGACGATTGTTGGATACCGGGTTTTCAAAAAAACTAAGTGTTAAGTTGGCCGAAACGGTTGTTACAGAAACAGAGCTTGAAGAGGCGTGGCTTAATTGCTTAACACTAGCCGCCGATTCACTACCTATTATGGAGAACAAAATACTTGATGACGGTGGTTTGGTCGCTTTAGTGGGCCCTACAGGTGTGGGTAAAACCACCACTATCGCAAAAATTGCTGCACGTTTTAGAATGCGTCATGGGCCTGATTCATTAGCATTAATCACAACAGATAATTTCCGTATTGGGGCTCATGAGCAATTGAGTAATTTTGCTAGAATTTTAGGTGTGCCTATGCGTGTTGCTTCTACCGAAGAGGATTTCCAAGATGCATTAACGGATTTCGTCGATAAACGGTTGGTATTGATCGATACAGCTGGGATGAGTCAACGAGATATTCGGATGACAGAACAGTTCAAATTATTGCAAGACGATAAGTTTGAGATAGATAATTATTTGGTCATTTCGGCGACTACCGAATCTAGGGCTATGCGCGAAGTGATTAAAACGTTTGCAGATGCAGAGCCAAAAGGCTGCATTCTTAGTAAATTGGATGAAACAGATTGCCCTGGCAGTGCACTATCTGCCATTATTGAACAACAAATACCCTTGGGTTTTGTAACAGATGGGCAACGAGTACCTGAAGATCTCCATTACCCATCTGCCAGCGAGCTTATGGCAACGTTTATTGAACCCAGTGAATTATTAGCAGATGAAGAAGATATTGGTTTATCTGTGTTATTAGATGGGTCTTCGCGACATGCGAATGTTTAA
- a CDS encoding MinD/ParA family protein translates to MFKEGLNQASGMKQMTNKKPVRVIAVASGKGGVGKTNLSVNLGIAFCKLGRKVALLDADMGLANVDILLGLHPEFNLTHVLSGEKTLDEIVVEGPQGLKVIPASSGVQHMAEMGTLEQAGIINAFSEFQEEIDLLLVDTAAGIHGGVINFARACQEVLIVVCDEPTSLTDAYALIKLLNRDHGLSRFHIITNMVESLQHGKMLYQKLCKVTDQYLDVALYFTGAVPFDPSLRKSVQKQQAVLESAPNSHAAVAIKNLANKIDRWPVQRGAAGYLEFFVERLIQAS, encoded by the coding sequence ATGTTTAAAGAAGGCTTGAATCAAGCATCAGGAATGAAACAGATGACAAATAAAAAACCTGTGAGAGTGATTGCAGTAGCCAGTGGTAAAGGTGGGGTGGGTAAAACAAATTTATCTGTAAACCTGGGAATCGCTTTTTGTAAATTAGGCCGAAAAGTTGCGCTGCTTGATGCAGATATGGGGTTAGCCAATGTTGATATTTTGCTGGGGCTGCACCCGGAATTTAATTTAACCCATGTGTTAAGTGGGGAAAAAACGTTAGACGAAATTGTTGTTGAAGGCCCTCAGGGCTTAAAAGTCATTCCAGCCTCATCAGGTGTTCAGCATATGGCAGAAATGGGCACGCTGGAACAAGCTGGGATTATTAATGCGTTCAGCGAATTTCAAGAAGAAATTGATTTATTATTGGTTGATACCGCAGCGGGCATTCATGGCGGTGTGATTAATTTTGCAAGGGCTTGTCAAGAGGTGTTGATTGTTGTTTGTGATGAACCAACGTCATTAACCGATGCGTATGCGTTGATTAAGTTGTTAAACCGTGATCATGGCCTGTCTCGCTTCCATATTATTACCAATATGGTGGAGTCGCTTCAACATGGGAAAATGCTGTACCAAAAGCTCTGTAAAGTCACGGATCAATATCTTGATGTAGCGCTGTATTTTACAGGTGCTGTTCCATTTGATCCAAGTCTCCGTAAGTCAGTTCAAAAACAACAAGCAGTGCTTGAGTCTGCGCCAAATAGTCACGCCGCCGTGGCGATTAAAAACCTAGCAAATAAAATTGATCGATGGCCTGTGCAACGGGGTGCGGCAGGTTATTTAGAGTTTTTTGTAGAACGGCTTATTCAGGCGAGTTAA
- the fliK gene encoding flagellar hook-length control protein FliK yields MEIPSLPTHVTTATRETALIIDKLQTGQPLQVKIVDQLANKHDVIIHLGNQLIAVKTNIPVTVGQTINVIVDRTPTELILNVKQPPQANQQIPLSLRHLLPKQTPVSDFHQPLGEVLAGINKQTVQSALTQSKELALQLLQLRRLANNIIHTLPKQKNITTAAGLKDAVQHSGVFLEPTLQKMLLDNKAALKNHSDNATTRHQLPLEHLATKALNQQSTELSRVDIKANLIKLIQLLNAWPNSTASQQKAQPQRLTQEAAPSSSVKPTVMTQQASAAQLFDQQIKALLNKTEGALSKITLNQLASSNIDNSTGRQTWQIEIPFLNQQATESVFLKIEQEDPSRKKTNETNPQWVVSLEMNPPKLGLIKNKLTLQNHQISSHFWAEQLETRQLIDRHLNTFKEQLNRANLKTDSIQLQEGPGPIMQNNKPSESILSEKA; encoded by the coding sequence TTGGAAATACCTAGCCTCCCAACCCACGTAACAACAGCAACTAGGGAGACAGCTTTAATTATAGACAAGCTCCAAACCGGTCAACCCTTACAAGTAAAAATAGTCGATCAATTAGCCAATAAGCATGACGTTATTATCCATTTGGGTAATCAACTGATAGCGGTAAAAACAAATATTCCCGTCACTGTTGGTCAAACGATTAACGTGATAGTCGACAGAACGCCTACTGAACTGATCCTAAACGTTAAACAGCCACCACAAGCCAATCAACAAATACCGTTAAGCTTACGACACTTACTTCCAAAACAAACTCCCGTCAGTGATTTCCATCAGCCACTCGGCGAAGTGCTTGCTGGGATTAATAAGCAAACAGTTCAATCAGCGCTGACTCAGTCAAAAGAACTGGCGCTGCAATTACTTCAGCTTCGGCGTTTAGCCAATAATATTATTCACACCTTGCCCAAGCAAAAAAATATAACAACAGCTGCGGGACTAAAAGACGCAGTCCAGCACTCAGGTGTGTTTTTAGAACCAACCTTACAAAAAATGCTGTTGGACAATAAAGCCGCTTTAAAAAACCATTCTGATAACGCAACAACCAGACATCAGCTTCCACTCGAACATTTAGCCACTAAAGCATTAAACCAACAATCTACTGAGCTCTCTCGCGTTGATATAAAGGCAAACCTTATTAAACTCATACAATTATTGAATGCCTGGCCAAACTCCACAGCAAGCCAACAAAAAGCGCAGCCACAAAGACTAACGCAAGAAGCGGCACCATCGTCCTCAGTAAAACCTACCGTTATGACACAACAGGCAAGCGCAGCGCAATTATTCGACCAACAAATAAAGGCCTTACTCAATAAAACAGAAGGTGCGCTTTCTAAAATAACGCTAAACCAACTGGCAAGCAGCAATATCGATAACAGTACCGGTCGCCAAACATGGCAAATTGAAATTCCGTTTCTAAACCAACAAGCTACGGAGTCTGTTTTTCTAAAAATTGAACAAGAAGACCCCTCTCGTAAAAAAACGAATGAGACGAACCCTCAATGGGTCGTTTCGCTTGAAATGAACCCTCCAAAATTAGGCCTCATTAAAAACAAACTCACACTTCAAAACCATCAAATCAGCAGTCATTTTTGGGCAGAACAACTCGAAACACGGCAGCTAATTGATCGTCACTTAAATACCTTCAAAGAACAACTTAACCGCGCCAACTTAAAGACCGATAGTATTCAGTTACAAGAAGGGCCAGGCCCGATAATGCAAAACAACAAACCTAGCGAATCTATTTTAAGTGAGAAGGCCTAA
- a CDS encoding flagellar motor protein: protein MDILTILGVIIGFGAILGGNFMDGGHLSALINGPAALIVLGGTIGAVLLQSPAKIFFGSLKLLSWVLFPPKLKLKQSITKIIEWSEIARREGLLGLEAVVDDEEDEFAKKGMQLLVDGAEPEVIRDILMLELEALEERQLLSAKVFESMGSYAPTIGIIGAVMGLIHVMQNLSDPSKLGAGIATAFVATIYGVGLANLLFIPMASKLKVQIQAYSQSREMMIEGIAAIAEGENPRNVEIKLQGYL, encoded by the coding sequence TTGGATATTTTGACCATTTTGGGCGTAATTATTGGCTTTGGTGCTATTTTAGGTGGCAATTTTATGGATGGTGGCCACCTGTCTGCGTTGATTAATGGCCCGGCAGCCTTGATTGTGCTGGGTGGAACCATTGGCGCAGTTTTGCTGCAATCACCCGCAAAAATATTTTTTGGTTCACTTAAGTTATTAAGCTGGGTGCTCTTTCCTCCTAAGCTTAAGCTAAAACAGTCAATCACTAAAATTATTGAATGGAGCGAAATTGCTAGACGCGAAGGGTTACTCGGTCTAGAAGCGGTTGTTGATGATGAAGAAGATGAGTTCGCTAAAAAAGGAATGCAATTATTGGTTGATGGAGCTGAACCAGAAGTAATACGCGATATATTAATGCTTGAATTAGAAGCGCTAGAAGAAAGGCAGTTGCTGAGTGCAAAAGTGTTTGAGTCGATGGGTAGTTATGCACCAACAATCGGCATTATTGGTGCTGTTATGGGTCTTATTCATGTTATGCAAAACTTGTCCGACCCAAGTAAATTAGGAGCTGGTATTGCAACCGCATTTGTTGCAACCATCTATGGTGTAGGCTTAGCTAACTTATTATTTATTCCTATGGCCTCCAAATTAAAAGTTCAAATTCAAGCATACTCGCAATCTCGAGAAATGATGATAGAGGGGATTGCGGCGATAGCCGAAGGTGAAAATCCACGGAATGTTGAGATAAAGCTTCAAGGGTATTTATAG
- a CDS encoding RNA polymerase sigma factor FliA → MNGIAMYTNLQAKTAGELVATHAPLVKRIAYHLLAKLPDTVLVEDLIQAGMIGLLEASNNYKDNYGASFATYAGIRIRGAMLDDVRRTDWTPRSVHRKARQITEAMRRIEQQTGRDARDTEIAALLDITIEEYHKILQDSTCCRLFSTDEMEGESDQVSTENILENINEEDFRVALAGAISSLPEREQMVVSLYYDNELNLKEIGSVLGVSESRACQINNQAMLRLKSRLVNYAPS, encoded by the coding sequence GTGAACGGCATTGCGATGTATACCAACCTTCAAGCAAAAACTGCTGGGGAACTGGTTGCTACACATGCGCCTTTAGTTAAACGCATTGCTTATCACTTATTAGCGAAACTACCGGATACTGTTTTAGTAGAAGACCTTATTCAAGCAGGTATGATAGGTTTATTAGAAGCCTCTAATAACTATAAAGATAACTATGGGGCTAGTTTTGCAACGTATGCTGGAATTCGCATACGAGGCGCCATGTTGGATGATGTTAGGCGCACCGATTGGACGCCTAGGTCGGTGCATAGAAAAGCGCGTCAAATTACTGAAGCGATGCGACGTATTGAACAGCAAACTGGGCGAGATGCGCGTGACACAGAAATAGCCGCGCTGCTAGATATCACAATAGAGGAATACCATAAAATATTGCAAGATAGTACATGTTGTCGGTTATTCAGTACCGATGAGATGGAGGGAGAAAGCGACCAAGTCTCTACAGAAAATATTTTAGAAAACATCAATGAAGAAGACTTTAGAGTGGCACTAGCAGGGGCCATTTCTAGCTTGCCGGAAAGAGAGCAAATGGTCGTATCATTGTATTATGATAATGAACTAAATTTAAAAGAAATAGGCAGTGTATTAGGGGTAAGTGAATCACGAGCGTGTCAAATTAATAATCAAGCAATGCTTCGCTTGAAATCACGTTTGGTAAATTATGCGCCCTCATAA
- a CDS encoding HDOD domain-containing protein: MSIRSLTNEEVNTLFPIRNFSDNSKQQLKEMVKTEQYDSNSILFSEGSSDDKQTYLLEGKIQLTFSNKKERIIEGGQMEARFPIDNTSPHQATAVALGDVTVLSVKRSTLDDLLNEVLPNNNVEILDNSQDSLLYNQLYFEVTQEMQAGKLILPSIPETAVKVRAAITDPHATSDTIAKITQQDPAITAQLIKVANSPLFRGREKIEALPLAITRLGIKAISNLITTFTMRMVFTAKTKDVKDLISALWLHSRDVSGICAVMAKKLKGFDTDKAMLAGLIHDIGSIPILTHADKHPNLIHNKTEVQQTLEKLSPVIGKMVLEKWNFTEDFVELAVNAENWERKNDQPANYTDLVIVAQLLSFKNTPHKSHYPEASSVPAYNRLTKLLRDPNDSLDVLENAQEELTIVKQLFN; encoded by the coding sequence ATGTCCATTAGAAGCCTAACAAACGAAGAAGTTAACACCTTATTTCCTATCAGAAACTTCTCTGATAATAGCAAGCAGCAACTTAAAGAAATGGTGAAAACGGAACAATATGATTCCAATAGCATATTGTTTTCTGAGGGTAGTAGTGATGACAAACAAACTTACTTATTAGAAGGTAAAATACAGCTAACGTTTAGTAACAAAAAAGAAAGAATTATAGAAGGTGGTCAAATGGAAGCCCGCTTTCCCATTGATAATACATCTCCTCACCAAGCCACAGCCGTTGCACTTGGAGACGTCACCGTTTTATCTGTTAAGCGCAGCACATTAGATGATTTATTAAACGAGGTCCTGCCCAATAACAACGTTGAGATTCTTGATAATAGTCAGGACTCCTTACTGTATAACCAACTTTACTTTGAAGTTACCCAAGAAATGCAAGCGGGTAAACTAATATTGCCATCTATTCCAGAAACGGCGGTAAAAGTTCGCGCTGCTATCACAGACCCTCATGCAACGTCAGACACGATTGCAAAAATCACCCAACAAGACCCCGCTATTACCGCTCAGCTAATCAAAGTTGCAAATAGTCCCTTATTTAGGGGACGAGAAAAAATCGAAGCCCTCCCGCTTGCGATCACTCGATTAGGAATAAAAGCCATCAGCAACCTCATTACCACTTTTACCATGAGGATGGTTTTCACAGCTAAAACAAAAGACGTAAAGGATTTGATCTCAGCGTTATGGTTACATAGCCGAGATGTCTCAGGAATTTGCGCTGTCATGGCAAAAAAGCTTAAGGGCTTTGATACTGACAAGGCCATGTTAGCCGGCTTGATACACGATATCGGATCCATACCTATTTTAACTCATGCAGACAAACACCCAAATTTAATACATAACAAAACCGAAGTACAACAGACGCTTGAAAAGCTCTCACCTGTTATCGGCAAGATGGTATTAGAAAAGTGGAATTTCACTGAGGACTTCGTTGAGTTAGCCGTTAATGCTGAAAACTGGGAGCGCAAAAATGATCAACCCGCTAACTATACGGACTTAGTCATTGTTGCCCAATTACTCAGTTTTAAAAACACCCCTCACAAAAGTCACTACCCAGAAGCATCTTCTGTACCTGCTTATAATCGGCTGACCAAGTTGCTCCGAGACCCTAATGATTCGCTTGATGTGTTGGAAAATGCACAAGAAGAACTGACTATCGTCAAACAACTTTTCAATTAA
- a CDS encoding EscU/YscU/HrcU family type III secretion system export apparatus switch protein, protein MTDIVNPADIAIALKYDGQHAPTITAKGRGDLAQDIIDLAIANDIPFDHNPELVKILSSIPLGDEIPEALYIAVAEVIAFAYLLSGKVPDNYTEQPD, encoded by the coding sequence ATGACTGACATAGTAAACCCTGCTGATATTGCCATTGCTTTAAAATACGACGGCCAACATGCACCTACTATAACCGCAAAAGGTAGGGGTGATCTTGCACAGGACATTATTGACCTTGCTATTGCTAATGACATCCCCTTTGATCACAACCCAGAATTAGTCAAAATACTCAGTAGTATTCCTCTCGGAGATGAAATTCCCGAAGCACTTTATATAGCCGTTGCAGAAGTCATTGCCTTTGCTTATTTACTATCCGGTAAAGTACCAGACAACTATACAGAGCAACCAGACTAA
- a CDS encoding DUF2802 domain-containing protein gives MEFYIPIVVTALLLAVVMLFFLTYKQWCRTKALESTVSHLGKKLNTVQHDISALCASGLGVDERVGGAERRVRSLMGRIEELEESDTFEHLQEFQGAIELAQKGASADEIVEKCHLTVDEASLLIRLHKA, from the coding sequence ATGGAATTTTATATACCTATAGTTGTTACCGCGCTGCTGTTGGCGGTGGTGATGCTGTTTTTTCTAACCTATAAACAATGGTGTAGAACTAAAGCACTAGAGTCTACAGTTAGCCACCTTGGTAAGAAACTTAACACGGTTCAACATGATATTTCAGCCCTTTGTGCGAGTGGTTTAGGTGTTGATGAGCGCGTGGGTGGGGCAGAGCGGCGTGTTCGTAGTTTAATGGGCCGTATAGAAGAATTAGAAGAAAGCGATACGTTTGAGCACTTACAAGAGTTCCAAGGTGCGATAGAGTTGGCGCAAAAAGGGGCTAGCGCTGATGAAATTGTTGAAAAGTGCCACCTAACAGTTGATGAAGCCAGTTTACTGATTCGCTTACATAAGGCTTAG
- the motD gene encoding flagellar motor protein MotD: MARRKKKLEEVENHERWMVSYADFITLLFAFFVVMYSVSSVNEGKYRVLSSTLDGAFKGQPRTMNPIEIGDVLQNKALIERLMELEGGGDKMIPELFSEAKPQQTAKIVDSDIDSDQTISEAKVLGQLADNLESGLSPLIDSDLVSVKKNDLWVEIELNSKMLFGSGNASLSDEALRVLWQVAKPIRKLNNTVQVEGYTDNIPINSFEYPSNWELSAARSASVVHLLTKYGIDPQRLAAVGYGEHHPVEDNRTPEGRERNRRVVIVVQSNAISRFAEKRKSAQAVIEEPMVVEKKAVELQEAIELPMGNVSESNESTAEKIEKLEKAKNSRFNKFLN, translated from the coding sequence ATGGCAAGACGCAAAAAAAAGCTTGAAGAGGTTGAAAACCATGAGAGATGGATGGTTTCTTATGCGGACTTCATTACCCTTTTATTTGCCTTTTTTGTGGTGATGTATTCGGTCTCGTCGGTGAATGAAGGGAAATATAGAGTGTTATCAAGCACTTTAGATGGCGCTTTTAAAGGTCAGCCTAGAACCATGAATCCAATAGAAATTGGCGATGTTCTGCAAAATAAAGCGCTGATTGAAAGGCTGATGGAGCTGGAAGGAGGGGGCGATAAAATGATTCCTGAGCTATTTTCTGAGGCCAAACCACAACAAACAGCTAAAATTGTTGATAGTGACATTGACAGTGATCAAACAATAAGTGAAGCGAAAGTCTTAGGCCAGTTAGCCGACAATTTGGAGTCTGGTTTGTCCCCACTAATAGATAGTGACCTTGTGTCGGTTAAAAAAAATGACCTTTGGGTCGAAATTGAATTGAACAGCAAAATGTTATTTGGAAGTGGTAATGCGAGCTTGTCTGATGAAGCGTTAAGAGTCTTATGGCAAGTCGCCAAGCCAATTAGAAAATTAAATAATACGGTGCAAGTAGAAGGATACACGGATAATATTCCGATAAATTCATTTGAATACCCTTCTAATTGGGAATTATCTGCCGCACGCTCAGCCAGTGTTGTTCATTTATTGACTAAATATGGGATCGATCCGCAACGTTTGGCGGCGGTTGGTTATGGCGAACACCACCCAGTTGAGGATAACCGAACCCCAGAAGGGCGTGAAAGGAATAGACGAGTGGTTATTGTGGTTCAATCGAATGCTATTTCACGTTTTGCAGAAAAAAGAAAATCAGCGCAGGCGGTTATAGAAGAGCCTATGGTTGTTGAAAAGAAAGCGGTCGAATTGCAAGAAGCGATTGAGTTGCCAATGGGTAATGTGAGTGAATCAAATGAATCGACAGCTGAAAAAATAGAGAAGCTTGAGAAAGCCAAAAATAGTCGGTTTAATAAATTTTTGAATTAA